A region from the Melopsittacus undulatus isolate bMelUnd1 chromosome 13, bMelUnd1.mat.Z, whole genome shotgun sequence genome encodes:
- the LOC117436898 gene encoding basic proline-rich protein-like translates to MAGPSRSGTGERRPRSTGERRPRLCPPRVPPPAFRGGAAPSGLGPPPPPPTPSDRAYKGAPGAGAALPAAAGRAGQGGAGQRRGGQDRAGLGWAGRARPGPPFSSAAAAASPASRGQFVKVPLLPFFALPPPPPYPRSPPPHRRSQPSAAPPVPCGPPGTGRYPRTIIVPSAVVPCRRVSPPPVCRYNIGGLLPPPVRACRGHGCLHRPVCPAPAMPLPGDLPSPPLFIAPSVPRPGAVITAMETRRGHIPHIKRGVPTTTTLNASLCTPKDPPGTVCVTHRAPCV, encoded by the exons ATGGCGGGGCCGAGCCGCAGCGGCACCGGGGAGCGCCGGCCCCGGAGCACCGGGGAGCGCCGGCCGCGCCTCTGCCCGCCGCGCGTCCCGCCGCCGGCTTTTAGGGGGGGAGCCGCCCCCTCGGGGCtggggccgccgccgccgccccccaCCCCCTCGGACCGAGCCTATAAAGGGGCgcccggtgccggtgccgcgCTGCCTGCAGCggcgggcagggctgggcagggcgGGGCGGGGCAGCGACGGGGCGGGCAGGaccgggctgggctgggctgggctgggcgaGCCCGGCCGGGCCCCCCCTTttcctccgccgccgccgccgcctctcCCGCCTCCCGTGGACAGTTCGTGAAAGTGCCGCTGCTCCCGTTCTTcgctctcccccccccccccccttaccccCGGTCCCCTCCGCCCCACCGGCGGTCACAGCCCAGCGCTGCCCCCCCTGTGCCCTGCGGTCCCCCTGGGACCGGCCGTTATCCCCGCACCATCATCGTCCCCTCCGCCGTCGTCCCGTGTCGTCGTGTGTCCCCACCGCCGGTGTGCCGGTACAACATCGGGGGtctgctccccccccccgtgcGCGCCTGCCGGGGTCACGGCTGTCTCCACCGTCCCGTCTGCCCAGCTCCGGCCATGCCGCTCCCCGGGGACCTGCCGTCCCCTCCGCTTTTCATCGCTCCCTCCGTCCCCCG CCCCGGAGCTGTCATCACCGCTATGGAGACACGGCGGGGCCACATCCCCCATATTAAACGTGGCGTCCCGACCACCACAACGCTTAACGCATCCCTCTGCACACCCAAAGACCCACCGGGCACCGTGTGTGTCACCCACCGGGCACCGTGTGTGTGA